In Posidoniimonas polymericola, one genomic interval encodes:
- a CDS encoding EAL domain-containing protein, with translation MIDTLTITGVSDWKLSGQFEEDSPVRQVLIDRTPFVVGRRRDVSLTLGNSSVSGCHAELLTKGDQLFVHDLGSTNGTFVNGVRVNDLCELNPGDLVQFAQVVLRVGVDKPATQCQTMQNDSSDRALALIQFDKLLAERAVTPHYQPIVTMQRQTFAYEALGRSKLFGLSDPQTMFSAAAVLNLEAELSRILRDEALRDGAPLPGNHLLFVNTHPSELEDTGLLELSLREAREIAPNRPIVLEIHEATATNGEVMGQVREILNELCIGLAYDDFGAGQARLVEMADVPPDYLKFDISLIRGLGSAPRERQNMVARLVQMTIELGTIPLAEGVETQSDHEACQQMSFACAQGFLYGRPASAGKILGLKDTGAS, from the coding sequence ATGATTGACACACTGACCATAACCGGCGTCTCCGATTGGAAGCTCAGCGGGCAGTTCGAAGAGGACTCTCCGGTCCGGCAGGTGCTTATCGACCGGACCCCGTTCGTCGTGGGACGCAGGCGTGACGTCTCGCTCACGCTTGGCAACTCTTCGGTTTCTGGCTGCCACGCCGAGCTGCTGACCAAAGGCGATCAGCTGTTCGTGCACGACTTGGGCAGCACCAACGGAACGTTCGTCAACGGCGTCCGGGTGAACGACCTCTGCGAGCTCAACCCAGGCGACCTGGTGCAGTTCGCCCAGGTGGTGCTGCGGGTGGGGGTCGACAAACCCGCGACCCAGTGCCAGACCATGCAGAACGATTCGTCCGACCGCGCTCTGGCGTTGATTCAGTTCGACAAGCTCCTGGCCGAACGGGCGGTGACCCCGCACTACCAGCCGATCGTCACGATGCAGAGGCAGACCTTCGCCTACGAGGCGCTAGGCCGGAGCAAGCTCTTTGGGCTGTCGGACCCGCAGACCATGTTCTCCGCGGCGGCCGTGCTGAACCTGGAAGCCGAGCTGAGCCGCATCCTGCGGGACGAGGCCCTCAGAGACGGAGCCCCGCTCCCGGGCAACCACCTGCTGTTCGTCAACACGCACCCCTCCGAGCTGGAGGACACCGGCCTGCTGGAGCTGTCGCTCCGGGAGGCCCGCGAGATCGCGCCGAACCGCCCGATCGTCCTTGAGATCCACGAGGCGACCGCCACCAACGGCGAGGTAATGGGGCAGGTACGGGAGATCCTCAACGAGCTCTGCATCGGGCTCGCCTACGACGACTTCGGCGCCGGGCAGGCGCGGTTGGTCGAGATGGCCGACGTGCCCCCCGACTACCTGAAGTTCGACATCTCGCTGATCCGCGGCCTCGGATCGGCGCCGCGCGAACGCCAGAATATGGTTGCGAGGCTCGTCCAAATGACGATCGAGCTGGGGACGATCCCGCTGGCCGAGGGGGTCGAGACCCAATCCGACCACGAAGCCTGCCAGCAGATGAGCTTCGCCTGCGCCCAGGGCTTCCTCTACGGCCGGCCCGCCTCGGCGGGCAAGATCCTGGGGCTCAAGGACACGGGCGCCAGCTGA
- a CDS encoding STAS domain-containing protein: MAIATQSRDGILIIQVKDPRLVDEVVLEQLEKDVLGAIDQSEAERVIIDFTPVQFMSSSMLGKLVKIHKKCKEYKAKLKLSGVTPDIREVFKITRLDKLFDFEKDLESARKAYLKRGLFG; this comes from the coding sequence ATGGCGATTGCAACCCAGTCTCGCGACGGCATCCTCATCATCCAGGTGAAGGACCCCCGGCTGGTTGACGAGGTGGTGCTGGAGCAGCTCGAGAAGGACGTCCTAGGGGCGATCGACCAGTCCGAGGCCGAGCGGGTGATCATCGATTTCACCCCCGTGCAGTTCATGTCGTCTTCGATGCTGGGGAAGCTGGTGAAGATCCACAAGAAGTGCAAAGAGTACAAAGCCAAGCTCAAGCTGAGCGGCGTCACGCCGGATATCCGCGAGGTGTTCAAGATCACCCGACTCGACAAGCTTTTCGACTTTGAAAAGGACCTCGAGTCGGCGCGCAAGGCGTACCTGAAGCGCGGGCTGTTTGGCTGA